TCTTCCAACCGCACGTCGATCGGATGGCGTTGAGTCGAATTCCGGGGGCGTACGACGGCGACGTGCGATACCCCGAGTGGGAGGAGTCGGAGTGGCGGTTGGCGTTGTCGGAGCAGTGGGACGGGTTCACGCTCGAAGAGTGGGTGCGACGAATCCGATGAAATAGCGAGCAGTCGGGTTGCACTGAGCGAGCCGTATCCTCGGCGTACGGCCACATCTCGATCCCGCGTCGGTTGTCCCGAACTCCCGCCGTGTTCCGACGCGGCTCTCTGTCAGGTCACGGGGGCGTTGGCCGCTCATTAGGATATAAACCTTCGTCGTCCTTTCGATCGCCCCCGGCCCCGTCAGCTGCGTCGCGTCATTCGTCCAATCGCCCCCGGCCCAGTCATCTGCGCCGCGCCGATCGCGCGCCCGCGTCAGGTACATACGAATCGACGTCCAATACCGGGTATGACACTCGAAACGGCCACGTTCGGCGGCGGATGCTTCTGGTGTACCGAGGCGGCGATGAAGGAGCTGGCGGGCGTCGAGTCTGTCACGTCGGGGTACGCGGGGGGCGAGACGGCGGACCCGACGTATCGGGAGGTCTGTTCCGGCTCGACGGGCCACGCGGAGGTCGTGCAGGTCGAGTTCGATCCCGACGAGATCACGTACGCCGACCTGCTGGAGGTGTTCTTCGCGACTCACGACCCCACGCAGCTCAACCGACAGGGCCCGGACGTCGGGTCGCAGTACCGCTCGATCGTCCTCTACCACGACGACGAGCAGCACCGACAGGCCGAAGCCTACGTCGAGGCGCTCGATTCGGAGTACGCCGACGAGGTAGTCACCGAGATCGAACCCCTCGAACGCTTCTGGCCCGCCGAGGAGTACCACCAAGACTACTTCGAGAAGAACCCCTCGGACGCCTACTGCCGGATGCACGCCGCGCCGAAGGTCGAGAAAGTGCGCGAGAAGTTCGAAAAGCTGGTTCGGACGACCGCGTAATTCGGACGACTGCGTAAGGCCGCGTTCTCGCGCGTCGCTACGAGCGGTTCCCGGCGAGTCGCCCCGGGATCCACTCGCCGTCGAAGTCCTCGTGAAGATACGGCTTCGCGTTCTCGCCGGCGTAGGTCGCGACCAACTGCCCGTCGCCTTCGAGGTGGTACTTGTACGTCGTCAGTCCTTCGAG
This DNA window, taken from Halobellus sp. LT62, encodes the following:
- the msrA gene encoding peptide-methionine (S)-S-oxide reductase MsrA produces the protein MTLETATFGGGCFWCTEAAMKELAGVESVTSGYAGGETADPTYREVCSGSTGHAEVVQVEFDPDEITYADLLEVFFATHDPTQLNRQGPDVGSQYRSIVLYHDDEQHRQAEAYVEALDSEYADEVVTEIEPLERFWPAEEYHQDYFEKNPSDAYCRMHAAPKVEKVREKFEKLVRTTA